The proteins below are encoded in one region of Labeo rohita strain BAU-BD-2019 chromosome 15, IGBB_LRoh.1.0, whole genome shotgun sequence:
- the LOC127177421 gene encoding T-cell surface glycoprotein CD3 epsilon chain-like, which translates to MILASFTFLLLAAAVNPAQSQDINISGNDVFMTCPEGEDGLVTWSKDGSEIEKTGNQIFEVKDQQGPRTVEGLFSCEYKKPGVEKITKHMFYLNVKVCDNCYELSGLMAWGTILGDVLVTGGVILIVYIFATKNSGGTQQRASNSRSLNPPRPPNPDYEALDPKMRSNAVYAGLNK; encoded by the exons ATGATTCTCGCAAGCTTCACGTTTCTGCTGCTCGCCGCAGCTGTGAATCCAGCTCAGAGTCAAG ACATAAATATCAGTGGCAATGATGTCTTTATGACCTGCCCTGAAGGCGAAGATGGTTTAGTGACGTGGTCTAAGGACGGCAGTGAAATAGAGAAAACTGGCAATCAAATCTTCGAAGTTAAAGATCAACAGGGACCAAGAACTGTTGAAGGACTCTTCAGCTGTGAATATAAAAAGCCAGGTGTAGAGAAAATCACAAAGCATATGTTCTACCTCAATGTAAAAG TGTGTGACAACTGCTATGAGTTGAGCGGGTTGATGGCGTGGGGCACCATATTGGGTGATGTACTGGTCACAGGAGGAGTTATTCTCATCGTTTATATCTTTGCTACCAAAAACAGTGGAGGCACACAGCAGAGAg CATCAAATTCCCGATCGTTAAACCCTCCTCGACCTCCAAACCCCGACTATGAG GCTCTGGATCCAAAGATGCGCAGCAATGCTGTGTACGCAGGCCTCAATAAATAG